In Ruminococcaceae bacterium BL-4, one DNA window encodes the following:
- a CDS encoding Branched-chain amino acid transport system carrier protein: MQKLSSKEQLFVGITLFSMFFGAGNLIFPPFLGFSAGTAVLPAFLGFALSAIGLPILGVIGATRSGGIKSLAGRVSSSFAAVFTMLIYLSIGPCLAIPRTASTSFEMAVTPFIGKGAPSVLLSILYSVLFFGIALALALHPLKLVDLLGKRLAPILLILIAVLFFGCVFFGNISANTPAAAYQAIPAAQGFLDGYQTMDAIAALIFGLMLAANINARGVTENHAVIHSTVIAGGIASVLFLCVYGSLTFIGFSNGNTSAQNGAQLLSISADRLFGKAGAIILAAIFVIACLNTCISLICCCAQYFSQLFPRFSYRAWASFFAAFSAVLANAGLNMILKISVPILNCLYPIAIVLIALAFFPKRLQKKSLLFPLSITLTGVVSVIYALYEIGIQIPVLTNLTSALPLYSAGLGWISPAALGIILALLIPNKKEA; this comes from the coding sequence ATGCAAAAATTATCTTCAAAGGAACAGCTCTTCGTTGGGATTACGCTGTTTTCTATGTTTTTTGGAGCGGGAAATTTGATTTTTCCGCCATTCCTCGGCTTTTCCGCCGGAACTGCTGTACTTCCAGCCTTTTTAGGATTTGCTCTAAGTGCGATCGGACTTCCAATTTTAGGTGTTATCGGAGCAACCCGCTCCGGCGGCATCAAATCACTTGCCGGGCGTGTCAGCTCTTCTTTTGCTGCTGTTTTTACAATGCTTATCTATCTTTCCATCGGACCTTGCCTTGCGATTCCACGTACTGCAAGCACCTCATTTGAAATGGCTGTAACCCCATTCATCGGAAAAGGAGCTCCTTCTGTATTACTAAGTATCCTTTACTCCGTCCTGTTTTTTGGAATTGCATTGGCACTTGCCCTGCATCCCCTAAAACTAGTCGATCTGCTTGGAAAACGTCTTGCACCAATTTTGCTGATTTTAATTGCAGTGCTGTTTTTCGGATGTGTTTTTTTTGGAAATATTTCTGCCAATACACCTGCTGCCGCTTATCAGGCCATTCCCGCCGCACAAGGATTTCTTGACGGATACCAGACAATGGACGCAATCGCTGCACTAATTTTTGGACTCATGCTTGCAGCAAATATTAACGCCCGTGGTGTTACGGAAAATCACGCAGTTATTCATTCGACTGTAATCGCCGGTGGAATTGCCAGCGTTTTATTTCTTTGTGTTTATGGATCTCTCACTTTCATTGGGTTTTCAAATGGAAATACCTCTGCACAAAACGGCGCGCAGCTTTTAAGTATCTCTGCAGACCGCTTGTTTGGAAAAGCTGGTGCTATTATTCTAGCGGCAATCTTTGTAATTGCATGTCTCAATACGTGCATCAGTTTGATCTGCTGCTGCGCACAATATTTTTCTCAGTTATTTCCCCGCTTCTCTTATCGAGCCTGGGCCAGCTTCTTTGCCGCTTTCAGCGCCGTTCTTGCAAATGCAGGACTAAATATGATTCTAAAAATTTCCGTCCCCATTTTGAACTGTCTGTATCCCATTGCGATCGTGCTGATTGCTTTGGCATTTTTTCCAAAGCGGTTACAGAAAAAGTCTTTGCTTTTTCCGCTGAGCATCACGCTCACTGGAGTTGTCAGTGTAATTTATGCACTCTATGAAATCGGAATCCAGATTCCTGTACTTACCAATCTGACCTCTGCTCTCCCTCTTTACTCTGCAGGTCTCGGTTGGATCAGCCCGGCAGCACTTGGGATCATTCTTGCACTATTAATTCCGAACAAAAAAGAAGCATAA
- the maeB gene encoding NADP-dependent malic enzyme (conversion of malate into pyruvate, anabolic) (Evidence 2a : Function from experimental evidences in other organisms; PubMedId : 16788182, 22740702, 23136871, 24325460, 25393291; Product type e : enzyme) has protein sequence MDVKQEAMRMHEEWRGKIEICSRVEVKDGKALSLAYTPGVAEPCLAIQKDPEKSFSLTRRWNMVAVVTDGSAILGLGNIGPEAGMPVMEGKCVLFKEFAGVDAFPLCIKTQDVDELVRTIYLLSGSFGGINLEDISAPRCFEVERRLKELCDIPVFHDDQHGTAIIVGAAVLNALKVVHKDISKIRCVINGAGSAGIAIAKHLMRLGLKDLILCDKFGIICEDMENSNPAHQEMSQVTNREHLHGELKDALKGADLFIGVSGPGVLKPDMIKTMAEKPIVFPMANPVPEIMPDEALKAGAAVVGTGRSDFPNQINNVLAFPGIFRGALDVRARDINDEMKLAASKALADLVPAEELSSEYILPKAFDPRVGKAVAKAVAEAARKSGVARI, from the coding sequence ATGGATGTGAAGCAGGAAGCCATGCGTATGCATGAAGAATGGCGGGGAAAGATCGAGATCTGTTCCCGCGTGGAAGTAAAAGACGGCAAAGCATTATCCCTTGCTTATACGCCGGGAGTAGCAGAACCTTGTCTTGCCATTCAAAAAGATCCGGAAAAAAGTTTTTCCCTTACAAGACGGTGGAATATGGTCGCCGTTGTTACAGATGGGTCCGCAATTTTAGGCCTTGGAAATATAGGACCAGAAGCCGGTATGCCTGTTATGGAGGGCAAATGCGTTCTTTTTAAGGAATTTGCAGGAGTAGACGCTTTCCCTTTATGTATTAAAACGCAGGATGTGGACGAGCTGGTTCGTACGATTTATTTGCTTTCCGGTTCTTTTGGAGGAATCAATCTGGAGGATATCTCTGCGCCCCGCTGCTTTGAAGTGGAACGTCGTTTAAAAGAACTGTGCGATATTCCTGTTTTTCATGATGATCAGCACGGAACGGCTATTATTGTGGGAGCAGCTGTTCTCAATGCGCTCAAGGTGGTGCATAAGGATATTTCAAAGATTCGCTGTGTGATCAATGGGGCCGGCAGCGCAGGGATTGCCATTGCAAAGCATCTGATGAGACTTGGTTTAAAAGATTTGATTCTCTGCGATAAATTTGGAATTATTTGTGAGGATATGGAGAATTCGAATCCGGCACATCAGGAAATGAGCCAAGTGACGAATCGGGAGCATCTGCATGGAGAATTAAAAGATGCTTTAAAAGGAGCCGATCTTTTTATCGGCGTTTCCGGTCCCGGCGTTTTAAAACCGGATATGATTAAGACAATGGCAGAAAAACCCATTGTTTTTCCAATGGCGAATCCGGTTCCGGAAATTATGCCGGATGAGGCACTCAAAGCTGGCGCTGCCGTAGTCGGAACCGGCCGTTCTGATTTTCCGAATCAGATCAATAATGTGCTTGCATTCCCGGGAATTTTCCGCGGAGCATTGGATGTTCGCGCAAGGGATATCAATGATGAGATGAAATTAGCGGCTTCGAAGGCCTTAGCAGATCTTGTGCCGGCAGAGGAACTTAGCAGCGAATATATTTTGCCGAAAGCTTTTGATCCGCGTGTCGGAAAAGCAGTGGCAAAAGCAGTGGCTGAAGCGGCGAGAAAAAGTGGGGTTGCCCGTATTTAA
- a CDS encoding protein of unknown function (Evidence 5 : Unknown function), which translates to MDLDIQSQNNRFIITGLSFKIIGKGTETISSFYTCSLFF; encoded by the coding sequence ATGGATTTAGATATTCAAAGCCAAAACAACAGGTTTATCATTACAGGTTTATCATTTAAAATTATAGGGAAAGGAACTGAAACCATCAGTTCCTTTTATACTTGCTCTTTGTTTTTCTAA
- a CDS encoding VanZ like family, protein MAFFKSHRVMIILLIFTLCFIWGNSLLPASVSGAFSERVSDLVNMIWHTLDHKMVFSGDGVLRKIAHATEFAALGMETLVLFQYNFKKNWTSIFLFGVSTALIDETIQLFIAGRSGEVRDIWIDFAGFLLGVLLIHITLGRRKRKKTDLSLKR, encoded by the coding sequence ATGGCTTTTTTCAAAAGTCATCGTGTGATGATCATTTTGCTGATTTTTACATTGTGCTTTATTTGGGGGAATTCACTGCTTCCGGCGTCAGTGTCAGGAGCCTTTAGTGAACGAGTCAGTGATTTAGTCAATATGATTTGGCATACGCTTGATCATAAAATGGTATTTAGTGGTGACGGGGTGCTTAGAAAAATAGCACACGCAACGGAATTTGCAGCTTTGGGAATGGAAACTTTAGTGTTATTTCAGTATAATTTTAAAAAGAACTGGACCTCTATTTTCCTTTTTGGAGTAAGTACTGCATTGATTGACGAAACCATTCAGTTGTTTATTGCTGGTCGTTCTGGGGAGGTTCGGGATATCTGGATCGATTTTGCCGGATTTTTACTTGGCGTTTTGCTGATACATATTACTTTGGGAAGAAGGAAACGAAAGAAAACAGATTTGTCGTTAAAGAGATAA
- a CDS encoding Spore germination protein GerKC, whose protein sequence is MKRGKCFSLVAVAMAVCLLFSGCMDSKELTEIIPVVGVGIDDAGDNLTKLTLQLGHVGNSSEKDKAKSEALIYEKTGKNLFNIFRDCARESSHKLFIGHNQCLIFGKETASKGIKDQLDLFLRDHEGRIDVSILVSDSTANEILTTKSEMSPMSALDITQLLKNQQATSESIDVDLLEFFSKLEGKTTCPVASLIKVDKQSSPPRLELSGLAVFKDDKMVGELDKDKSRGYLWTMNKVESGTVDVETESGRASLEICSSSSSLNPSVQEDGTISVPITVKTELRVRELVGFENQDTAAIEKELQAAAIERIKGRVLSCFQATQAYQADIYGIGTLISQTQPNKWKDIQENWDQLYSQIKPEIKAEVTIKDSGKILRS, encoded by the coding sequence ATGAAAAGAGGAAAGTGTTTTTCACTTGTAGCAGTTGCTATGGCCGTTTGTCTTTTGTTTTCCGGATGCATGGACAGCAAAGAATTGACTGAAATCATTCCCGTTGTCGGTGTCGGAATTGATGATGCAGGGGATAACCTAACAAAACTCACCTTGCAATTAGGACATGTGGGAAATTCAAGTGAAAAAGACAAAGCAAAATCAGAAGCTTTAATCTATGAAAAGACCGGAAAAAATCTTTTTAATATATTTAGAGATTGCGCGCGTGAAAGCAGCCATAAGCTATTTATAGGGCATAACCAGTGCTTGATTTTTGGAAAAGAAACTGCATCGAAAGGAATCAAGGACCAATTAGATCTTTTCCTACGTGATCATGAAGGCAGAATCGATGTATCCATTCTGGTATCAGATTCTACCGCAAATGAAATACTGACAACAAAATCCGAAATGTCTCCCATGTCGGCACTTGATATCACACAGTTGCTCAAAAATCAACAAGCAACCTCAGAATCTATCGATGTAGATCTTCTCGAATTTTTTTCTAAGCTCGAGGGAAAAACGACTTGTCCGGTTGCTAGCTTAATAAAAGTAGACAAGCAGTCGAGCCCTCCAAGACTTGAATTATCTGGATTGGCCGTCTTTAAAGATGACAAAATGGTCGGAGAATTAGATAAAGATAAATCACGCGGCTATTTATGGACAATGAACAAAGTTGAAAGCGGCACGGTCGATGTAGAAACTGAATCCGGCCGAGCATCCCTCGAAATATGCAGCAGCAGCAGCAGTTTAAACCCTTCTGTACAAGAAGATGGAACGATATCTGTTCCCATCACGGTTAAAACAGAACTTAGAGTAAGAGAGTTGGTTGGTTTCGAAAATCAAGACACAGCAGCCATCGAAAAAGAGTTACAAGCAGCTGCTATTGAGAGAATCAAAGGCCGCGTGCTTTCGTGTTTTCAGGCAACTCAAGCCTATCAAGCCGATATTTATGGAATTGGGACTCTCATCAGTCAAACACAGCCTAATAAATGGAAAGATATACAAGAAAACTGGGATCAGTTATATTCCCAAATAAAACCCGAAATCAAAGCTGAAGTAACGATTAAAGACAGCGGAAAAATTTTGCGAAGCTGA
- a CDS encoding Fatty acid-binding protein DegV has protein sequence MNYQLITDSTSDMNVDLIEEIGVYVIPMEYTMDGKTYHNYPDYREQSPHDFYDALRAGSSCSTNQINPDTFHKVFTSYLKEGKDILYLCFSSGLSGTYNTARIVAQDLSQEYPDRKIEVIDTKAACVGEGLLVYLAGLEMKKGKSLEEVRDWVLANRDHLAHWFTVDDLNHLKRGGRISATSALVGTMLSIKPVMNVDTEGHLTVKEKVRGRRQSLDALIRHMQQTAVNPKDQIVFVGHGDSLKDAEYVADKVKSTFGTSRVVINNLGPVIGCHTGAGFVALFFLATTKE, from the coding sequence ATGAATTATCAATTAATCACCGATTCCACTTCAGATATGAATGTGGATCTGATCGAAGAAATCGGTGTTTACGTTATTCCAATGGAATATACAATGGATGGGAAAACTTATCATAATTATCCGGATTATCGAGAACAAAGCCCGCATGATTTTTACGATGCCCTGCGCGCTGGTTCTTCTTGCAGTACAAATCAGATTAATCCGGATACCTTTCATAAAGTTTTTACCTCTTATCTCAAAGAGGGAAAAGATATTCTTTATCTCTGCTTTTCGAGCGGACTTTCCGGCACCTACAACACTGCCAGAATTGTTGCGCAGGATCTTTCCCAAGAATATCCTGACCGTAAAATCGAAGTCATAGATACAAAGGCTGCCTGCGTAGGAGAAGGACTCTTAGTCTATCTTGCCGGGCTCGAAATGAAAAAAGGAAAAAGTCTTGAAGAAGTGCGTGACTGGGTCCTCGCAAACCGAGACCACTTAGCACACTGGTTCACCGTAGATGATTTAAACCATCTAAAACGCGGCGGCCGAATCAGCGCAACTTCCGCTTTGGTAGGCACCATGCTCTCGATTAAGCCTGTCATGAATGTGGACACAGAAGGCCATCTTACCGTCAAGGAAAAAGTCCGCGGCCGTCGGCAAAGTCTGGATGCGTTGATTCGCCATATGCAGCAAACTGCAGTAAACCCAAAAGATCAAATCGTCTTTGTAGGACACGGCGATTCCTTAAAAGATGCGGAATATGTTGCGGATAAAGTAAAATCGACCTTCGGTACCTCTCGCGTTGTAATCAACAACTTGGGGCCTGTTATCGGCTGTCATACCGGCGCCGGATTCGTCGCATTGTTCTTTCTCGCAACCACAAAAGAATAA
- a CDS encoding conserved membrane protein of unknown function (Evidence 4 : Unknown function but conserved in other organisms), translating into MEFVKNVLRGVVMGISEVIPGVSGGTMAVLLGIYDKLIGTMSHFSKNLKESIQLFAPILIGMVSAIIGFSFIITYLLEHFPMAVNFFFLGLVIGIIPMLYRRATEGKWKKTSTIPFFLMVALMIFLTFFSIQNNSVGDQIIVMDSVQAVRFAFVGCLAAVCLILPGISGSMMMVIFGTYYSVINAVKHLDVSYLIPVGIGILIGLVFGSKLIDYCLHHYPNATFFTILGLVLGSTVSIYLKSGFAFGQAQTIAAIITLVIGMGVSLFFTSPKMQSGSEPA; encoded by the coding sequence ATGGAGTTTGTAAAAAATGTGCTGCGCGGCGTGGTTATGGGAATTTCAGAAGTGATTCCGGGCGTCAGCGGTGGTACGATGGCAGTGCTGCTGGGAATTTATGATAAATTGATTGGCACTATGAGTCATTTTAGTAAGAACTTAAAAGAATCAATTCAGCTTTTCGCTCCAATTCTAATTGGAATGGTAAGCGCGATTATTGGGTTTAGTTTTATAATTACTTATCTGTTGGAACATTTTCCGATGGCGGTCAATTTCTTCTTTTTGGGGCTGGTGATTGGAATTATTCCAATGCTTTATCGCCGTGCAACCGAGGGAAAATGGAAAAAGACTTCGACGATTCCTTTTTTCTTGATGGTAGCGTTGATGATTTTTCTGACATTTTTTTCGATACAGAACAATAGTGTTGGAGATCAGATCATTGTAATGGACTCTGTGCAGGCGGTCCGCTTTGCTTTTGTAGGATGTCTTGCCGCTGTTTGTCTCATTTTACCTGGAATCAGCGGCAGCATGATGATGGTTATTTTCGGGACCTATTACAGCGTGATCAACGCCGTAAAACACTTGGATGTTTCTTATTTGATTCCGGTGGGAATTGGAATTTTAATTGGCCTGGTTTTTGGAAGTAAATTGATCGATTATTGTTTGCATCATTATCCGAATGCGACGTTTTTTACGATTCTAGGACTGGTGTTGGGGTCTACAGTTTCTATTTATCTAAAATCCGGATTCGCTTTTGGGCAGGCGCAGACGATTGCTGCAATCATTACTTTAGTGATTGGAATGGGGGTTTCTCTGTTTTTTACATCCCCAAAGATGCAGAGCGGTTCGGAACCAGCTTGA
- a CDS encoding conserved protein of unknown function (Evidence 4 : Unknown function but conserved in other organisms): MNDEYGPDLLTLVDDEGKEHEFEVLDVIDNDDGTFYALLPTFEDPQQKLDAEGTYYIFQSIDNNGEEELAEIEDQNLLDRLASQFEAHFAELYDDDDEEDHTEE, from the coding sequence ATGAATGATGAGTACGGCCCTGATCTGCTAACCTTAGTAGATGATGAAGGCAAAGAGCATGAGTTTGAGGTACTGGATGTTATCGACAATGATGACGGAACCTTTTATGCACTGCTGCCCACCTTTGAGGATCCACAGCAGAAGTTAGACGCAGAAGGAACCTATTATATCTTCCAGTCTATCGATAACAACGGTGAAGAAGAGCTGGCAGAAATAGAAGATCAGAATTTGCTTGATCGGCTTGCTTCTCAGTTTGAAGCTCATTTTGCTGAACTTTACGATGATGACGATGAAGAGGACCATACGGAAGAATAA
- the proC gene encoding Pyrroline-5-carboxylate reductase — MKKIAFIGTGNMGGALIKATCKAVDPKEVLITNRTLAKAQELSDELGCCVAQNNLEAVKNASYVVLCVKPQVINGVLEEIAPVVREEAKKRELVLATIVVGKKIADYTEITGLKELPVIRTMPNMPAAIGQGMTIAARNEFVKDTQMQEYFSLMKESGLMEEVAEDKMNAAGNLSGCAPAWAFMFIEALADGAVQTGVPRKSAVKYAAQTVLGAAQMVLETGKHPGELKDAVCSPGGTTIVGVRALEDRGFRGATMSAVTAAYEKTIGIK; from the coding sequence ATGAAGAAGATTGCGTTTATTGGAACGGGGAATATGGGGGGAGCTTTAATAAAAGCTACTTGTAAGGCAGTTGATCCAAAAGAAGTTTTAATTACAAATCGCACGCTTGCAAAGGCACAGGAGCTTTCTGATGAATTGGGATGCTGTGTGGCACAAAATAATTTGGAAGCGGTCAAAAACGCTTCTTATGTTGTTTTGTGTGTAAAGCCACAGGTTATCAATGGAGTGTTGGAAGAGATTGCTCCGGTTGTTCGGGAAGAAGCAAAAAAAAGAGAATTGGTTTTAGCGACTATTGTAGTCGGCAAAAAGATTGCTGATTATACAGAAATAACCGGATTAAAAGAATTGCCGGTTATTCGGACCATGCCGAATATGCCGGCGGCGATCGGGCAGGGAATGACGATTGCAGCACGCAATGAATTCGTAAAAGATACACAGATGCAGGAGTATTTTTCTTTGATGAAAGAGTCCGGATTGATGGAAGAAGTTGCAGAAGATAAGATGAATGCAGCCGGAAATCTTTCCGGTTGTGCACCAGCGTGGGCCTTTATGTTTATTGAAGCTTTGGCAGACGGCGCTGTCCAAACAGGAGTGCCGAGAAAAAGTGCTGTTAAATATGCGGCGCAGACTGTTTTGGGAGCAGCTCAGATGGTCCTTGAGACTGGAAAACACCCGGGAGAACTGAAAGATGCAGTTTGTTCTCCGGGCGGTACGACAATTGTTGGCGTGCGTGCACTAGAGGACAGAGGGTTCCGGGGAGCGACAATGAGCGCTGTGACGGCAGCTTACGAGAAAACAATTGGGATAAAATAA
- a CDS encoding Spore germination protein GerKB, translating to MEKEKISCSQMFFTIVCYIQSFSLLTAFTFGIAGRDSWIPITLGGIVAILFLLIQLSVMKKYPGKSLFQINELAFGKWVGRIFSLLYLFYFFCLCFLNLRDMKDFVNFSVLPNTPSLVILVLFMMVCGWAVIKGLKVVVRYGAVFVMITLIAFILTTIFVWNRIDFHNLLPVLSISPEKLLKSTNLDAVIPFGTIIFQMIAPQLEDKKQMSSCMLKGFLCGSLFLLAVIIRDTIVLGDMVKILIFPSFSTLQLAGFTEIFQGTDVVYATLLITLEFFKVSFLYYITIAGIAELLKLKSYKLSVLIIGVGIIICSYLVYSSVMEHITSAQTIIPILWLLFEFVLPVLTLLKITFSKKRKKANQATTSS from the coding sequence ATGGAAAAAGAGAAAATTAGTTGTTCACAAATGTTTTTTACGATTGTATGTTATATTCAATCCTTTTCATTACTAACGGCGTTTACCTTTGGAATAGCGGGAAGGGACTCTTGGATTCCAATCACTTTAGGTGGGATCGTTGCAATACTCTTTCTCTTAATTCAGTTATCTGTTATGAAAAAGTATCCAGGAAAAAGCCTTTTCCAAATTAATGAACTTGCCTTTGGCAAATGGGTAGGCCGAATTTTTTCCTTGTTGTATTTATTTTATTTTTTCTGTCTATGTTTTTTAAATTTAAGAGATATGAAGGATTTTGTAAATTTCAGTGTCTTACCCAATACTCCCTCTCTCGTTATATTGGTATTATTTATGATGGTCTGTGGTTGGGCTGTTATAAAAGGTTTAAAAGTGGTCGTACGATATGGCGCCGTATTTGTCATGATTACTCTTATCGCATTTATCTTAACAACAATTTTTGTTTGGAACAGAATTGACTTTCATAACTTACTGCCAGTATTATCTATTTCCCCCGAAAAGCTTTTAAAAAGTACCAATTTGGATGCAGTTATTCCATTTGGTACAATCATTTTTCAAATGATAGCACCTCAACTGGAAGATAAAAAGCAGATGTCCAGCTGTATGTTAAAAGGATTTTTATGCGGTAGCTTATTTTTATTGGCAGTCATAATCAGAGATACCATCGTATTAGGAGATATGGTCAAAATACTCATATTCCCCTCTTTCTCAACATTACAGCTTGCCGGATTTACGGAGATATTTCAAGGTACGGACGTCGTTTATGCGACCTTGCTAATTACACTGGAATTCTTCAAAGTTTCTTTTTTATACTATATCACCATCGCTGGAATTGCAGAATTATTAAAGCTAAAGTCTTATAAACTATCGGTCTTAATTATAGGAGTGGGCATCATCATCTGTTCTTATCTCGTATATTCATCGGTAATGGAGCATATAACATCTGCACAGACTATCATTCCGATATTATGGTTGTTATTTGAATTTGTATTACCAGTTTTAACGCTTCTAAAAATAACATTTTCAAAGAAACGGAAAAAAGCGAATCAAGCAACGACATCGTCATAA
- the trxB gene encoding Thioredoxin reductase, with the protein MLYDVLVLGGGPAGYTAALYCARAALKTAVVERLSAGGQIATTEQVDNYPGFPEGIGGFDLAVNMQQQAERFGAETLLEEVTQVSLSGSVKKLMTASGKTLESKVVILATGASPRSLGLPNEDSLRGKGVSYCATCDGMFYRGKEVVVVGGGDTAAADTLYLTKICKKVTMIHRRDSLRAGKFYWESLKKAENLEFCWNSIVEKIEGSPVSSVVVKNKNTGEEKQIACSGVFIAVGNLPNTGLFENECELAEGKYLAAGEDTKTNLPGVFAAGDLRKKPLRQVVTAVSDGAVAAHMAEEYLTQLQGL; encoded by the coding sequence ATGCTTTATGATGTTTTGGTACTAGGAGGAGGCCCTGCCGGCTATACGGCGGCACTTTATTGTGCACGTGCGGCTTTAAAAACGGCTGTTGTCGAACGTCTTTCAGCAGGTGGACAGATCGCAACAACGGAGCAAGTTGATAATTATCCAGGTTTCCCGGAAGGAATCGGTGGATTCGATTTGGCAGTGAATATGCAGCAGCAGGCGGAGCGCTTTGGAGCAGAGACACTTTTGGAAGAGGTGACGCAGGTTTCTTTGAGCGGATCGGTTAAAAAACTGATGACTGCTAGCGGAAAAACATTGGAATCGAAAGTTGTGATTTTGGCGACGGGAGCTTCTCCCCGTTCCCTTGGACTGCCGAATGAGGATTCTCTGCGTGGCAAGGGCGTTTCGTATTGTGCTACCTGTGACGGAATGTTTTATCGTGGAAAAGAAGTCGTAGTAGTCGGAGGCGGAGATACGGCTGCCGCGGATACTTTATATTTGACTAAAATCTGCAAAAAAGTGACAATGATTCATCGGCGTGATTCTCTGCGTGCCGGAAAATTTTATTGGGAATCTTTAAAAAAAGCAGAAAATTTAGAATTTTGCTGGAATAGTATCGTGGAAAAAATAGAAGGAAGTCCAGTGAGTAGTGTTGTGGTGAAGAATAAAAACACCGGAGAAGAAAAGCAAATTGCCTGCAGCGGCGTGTTTATCGCGGTAGGAAATCTGCCGAATACCGGCCTTTTTGAAAATGAGTGCGAATTGGCCGAGGGAAAATATCTCGCTGCAGGAGAGGATACAAAAACAAATTTACCTGGTGTCTTTGCAGCAGGTGATTTGCGCAAAAAACCGCTGCGTCAAGTGGTCACGGCTGTTTCAGATGGTGCAGTTGCTGCACACATGGCAGAAGAATATCTTACTCAGTTGCAGGGACTTTGA